TACCTGTGATAAGGACTTACTTTTCACGCCCTCAATGATTCTATTGGATATTTTTTTCTCGTGAGAACGCATATTCTCTCGTGAAAAGTGACTCCATCCGATAAACGACGCCTCTTGTTTTTAATTGGCTTCCGGTTCgtttcttcttgagaaataGGCATTATCTTTGCACGGCTTCAACGGCTTGTCTGAATTCCTCGGGAAAAGAGAGATCTAGCGTGGAAGCTTGGCTCTGTTTTGCCAGTTGTCTAGCTATTCAGAATAGTCGAGTGAGCCCCCACTTTATGCAGTTTTGGGATATAGGCAACAGACTGCGTAATACTTCGTCTATCACGTAGCGATAGATTTTTTGCGTGGGTAAAGAATTACATCTAGAGTATTTCCACGACATATGCGATGCGAACGCTTAAAATTTTCTATATTGGTTTCGTGGTCTAGTCGgttatggcatctgcttaACACGCAGAACGTCCCCAGTTCGATCCTGGGCGAAAtcatattttttttctcgTCTCCATACAGATAGAGGCCTGACCCACGCTATTATTTTGCTTGGTAGACTGATCAAGCTGCGGAACGTTTCCTATCAGCTTAATGTGGGATGCTGGACGATCGTAAGAGTGCTTGCAGGAGCCGCAGTTGTCACTAGTGCGACTTCATCTTGTGGGTTGTCATCAGGATCCTATTTGACCGATGGCAATTCCGCCGTAAGTACAACCCCTGCGCTCGATGATGTAAGTTGTGCTGAACAGCTGGTGGCACTGTAATCTTTGCTTCGAACTTGAATACAGAAGCAACTAAAAACTAAACAATAGACATAGCGGGAAGCGCGCGGGTAAGCCAATTACTTCGCCAGACCTTTACTCTTGAGCAGTTCTTCTGAGGCCTCTACATAGCTGGCTGCGTAGTTTGGGGTCATACCTTCCGAGGGCAAGATTCCTTGAGCTTTGTTATTGTAAAAAGTGCCACTGCGTTTTTCCAGTTCCGGAGCGACCATCAAAGGAACCATCTTCGCTGCATACTGTTCGGGAGTTTGAGTAAACCACCCGATAATTCCTTCGATAATATATGACTTCCAAGAGTTCTCCCCCAGTAGATTGTCTCTGATGTTTGTCCTCACGATTCCCGGGTTCAAACCATAAATATTAAGCTGGGGATATCTTTCTGCGGCAACACGAACCAGCGCCTCATTGCCCGCAACCGTATTCATATGTGCTTTAATAGCTCCGTAGCTGTTTTCCTGATTCAGATCATCAATCGTGCCCAATTCTCCCGAACCAGGATAGCCCATGGAAAAGACTCTTGGCTTGAATCCTAAAGAGTTCTTAGTGCGGCGCAGCTTTGGAGCGATTTCGTTAAGCATCACTAGTCTGTTAAGATAGCTGACTGCAAGATCCCGCTCCAAACCTTCTGCTGTCACCTGTTTCGACGTGCTTGCAAAGATACCGGTCGTGAACAACAAGATGTCCAGTGTCTCTGGTGCAATTTGTTGAGCAATTTGTCGAGCTACCTCCATCGAGCTCAAATCTGCCTGCACAAAGCTGATATTCTGAACCTCGGAGTCCTTGAAACTACGTCCAACAACAATCACATGGGCTCCCCGGGAAGCCAGCTGCAGAGCAATGGCTCGACCCAAGCCATTTGTTCCTCCGATTACCGCAACCTTCAGTGCCTCAAGGGCCAGCGATTCTAAAGGGGATTCATGCCACTCAAAACTATTATCTCTCTTCATTCTGCTTACACTCTTGGGCTCTCACAAGAAGGCAACAGAATCACTCATAGACCTCCTTAAGTAATCAAATCCCGACGAGCGAAGGGTTCGCCTTATAAGGTCCCCTAATTTTATTGCACGTCAGCAAGCATCCCCATTTGGAGCAGTAAAAGATATAAATCAGCAGCCAATCAAGCTTAGCAAGCACACGAATATTCGTTCCAATGCACATCCCCTTCATGTATTTGATCACCTAGAACCTTGTCGGCGGCCCTTTGCTATAGACGGTGGCCACCATCAAACTGCCAACCAAACAGCCAGCGAA
The nucleotide sequence above comes from Torulaspora globosa chromosome 6, complete sequence. Encoded proteins:
- a CDS encoding putative short-chain dehydrogenase/reductase, which encodes MKRDNSFEWHESPLESLALEALKVAVIGGTNGLGRAIALQLASRGAHVIVVGRSFKDSEVQNISFVQADLSSMEVARQIAQQIAPETLDILLFTTGIFASTSKQVTAEGLERDLAVSYLNRLVMLNEIAPKLRRTKNSLGFKPRVFSMGYPGSGELGTIDDLNQENSYGAIKAHMNTVAGNEALVRVAAERYPQLNIYGLNPGIVRTNIRDNLLGENSWKSYIIEGIIGWFTQTPEQYAAKMVPLMVAPELEKRSGTFYNNKAQGILPSEGMTPNYAASYVEASEELLKSKGLAK